The following are from one region of the Petrotoga mobilis SJ95 genome:
- a CDS encoding peptidase U32 family protein gives MKKVELLSPAGNYEKLETVYHYGADVAYIGGKILNLRAFSKNFEDEELEKAVKLARKLQKKLFVTLNAIPHNSELELLPDYVNYLESLNVDGVIVADLGVFNIVKRNSNLPLIVSTQASNTNWASVSMWRDLGAKRVILARELSLKEISEIREKVPDIDIEVFIHGAMCVSISGRCLLSNYLTGRDANRGQCTQPCRWKYYLMEEKRPGEYFPVFEDERGTYIMNSKDLCTVDFLDKIIETGVDSLKIEGRMKSSYYAGMTTKVYRQAIDSYYNKEYTKELIDSLKKELESVSHREYTSGFYFHKPGENSQNYKTSSYIRNYKFVGKIIEKISEDQYVVDIRNKIEKGEELEIVTKKGENTKILLDQIVNLEDGSLIDSANPNQKIILRGDNSLDLGDLIRVPEKGGSNQID, from the coding sequence ATGAAAAAAGTCGAGTTGTTATCCCCTGCGGGGAACTACGAAAAATTGGAAACTGTGTATCACTATGGTGCCGATGTCGCATACATTGGTGGAAAAATTCTAAATTTAAGGGCATTTTCCAAAAATTTTGAAGACGAAGAATTGGAAAAGGCGGTAAAATTGGCCAGAAAATTACAAAAGAAGCTTTTTGTAACACTCAATGCAATACCTCACAATTCTGAATTAGAACTCTTACCTGATTATGTAAATTATTTGGAAAGTTTAAATGTTGATGGGGTAATAGTTGCGGATTTGGGTGTATTTAATATTGTGAAAAGAAACTCAAACTTACCTTTGATCGTAAGCACTCAGGCAAGTAACACCAATTGGGCCAGCGTTTCCATGTGGAGAGATTTAGGAGCGAAGAGGGTCATATTGGCAAGAGAACTTTCATTAAAAGAAATATCAGAAATCAGAGAAAAAGTCCCAGATATAGACATTGAAGTATTTATTCATGGAGCGATGTGTGTATCTATTTCAGGCAGATGTCTATTAAGTAATTACTTAACGGGACGAGATGCCAACAGAGGTCAATGTACACAGCCTTGCAGATGGAAGTACTATCTAATGGAAGAAAAAAGACCCGGGGAATATTTTCCTGTGTTTGAAGATGAAAGAGGAACTTACATTATGAATTCTAAAGACCTTTGTACTGTTGATTTTCTCGACAAAATAATCGAAACCGGGGTTGATAGTTTAAAGATAGAAGGAAGGATGAAAAGTAGTTATTATGCAGGAATGACGACTAAAGTATACAGGCAAGCAATAGATAGTTATTACAACAAAGAATACACTAAAGAACTTATCGATAGTTTAAAAAAAGAACTCGAAAGTGTTAGTCACAGAGAGTACACATCAGGTTTTTATTTTCATAAACCGGGTGAAAACTCCCAAAATTATAAGACTTCGTCCTACATTAGAAACTACAAATTTGTGGGAAAAATTATAGAAAAGATATCTGAAGATCAATATGTTGTTGATATCAGGAATAAGATAGAAAAGGGTGAAGAATTAGAGATTGTAACCAAAAAAGGTGAAAATACCAAAATATTATTAGATCAAATAGTAAATCTGGAAGATGGTAGTTTAATCGACAGTGCGAATCCCAATCAAAAGATAATTTTGAGAGGGGATAATTCCTTGGACCTCGGTGATTTAATCCGAGTTCCTGAAAAAGGAGGCAGTAATCAAATTGATTGA
- a CDS encoding acyl-CoA mutase large subunit family protein yields MFEREKIHEIEKSKKEWEGKKLEPTLRRFPERKKEFVTSYEDEIERLYTPLDIENLDYLKDLGFPGEYPFTRGVQPTMYRGKLWTMRQYAGFGSAEESNKRYKYLLEQGQTGLSIAFDLPTQIGFDSDDPMSEGEVGKVGVAIDSLKDMEILFDGIPLDKVSVSMTINSTAMILLAMLMTIAKKQGVPYEKLRGTIQNDILKEYIARGTYIFPPKESMKLIVDIFDYGSKNLPKFNLISISGYHIREAGANAVQEVAFTLADGIAYVEAAIKAGLDPNEFGRNLSFFFNAHNNFLEEVAKFRAARKLWAKIMKERFGVTDEDAMKLKFHTQTAGSTLTAQQPLNNIIRVTIQALAAVLGGTQSLHTNSYDEALGLPTEQSVTVALRTQQIIAHEIGVSETVDPLAGSFAIEKLTLDIEKEAQKYLEKIDEIGGMVKAIEDGYPQKEILNSAYKTQKRIENKEQIIVGINEYNSDKKEKIDILKVDEEQEEKQIEKLKNLKRQRDTTKVEQSLNRLKKAAINEENLFPYVIECVENYSTIGEITKILKEVYGEYRESTTI; encoded by the coding sequence ATGTTTGAAAGAGAAAAAATTCATGAAATAGAAAAGTCAAAAAAAGAATGGGAAGGGAAAAAATTAGAACCTACCTTAAGACGTTTCCCAGAGAGAAAAAAGGAATTTGTTACCTCATATGAAGATGAGATTGAAAGGCTTTATACACCTTTAGATATAGAAAATTTAGATTACCTTAAAGATTTAGGCTTTCCTGGTGAATACCCTTTCACCAGAGGTGTACAACCAACCATGTACCGAGGTAAGTTGTGGACCATGCGTCAATATGCAGGATTCGGGTCCGCAGAAGAATCCAACAAAAGATATAAATACTTATTAGAACAAGGCCAAACAGGTTTATCTATAGCCTTTGACCTGCCAACACAAATAGGTTTTGACTCAGACGATCCCATGTCCGAGGGGGAAGTAGGAAAGGTTGGAGTAGCAATAGATTCACTAAAAGATATGGAGATTCTTTTCGACGGCATCCCTCTTGATAAGGTGAGTGTTTCAATGACTATCAACTCAACTGCGATGATTTTATTGGCAATGTTAATGACTATTGCAAAAAAACAAGGTGTTCCTTATGAAAAACTTAGAGGCACTATTCAGAACGATATTTTAAAAGAATACATAGCAAGGGGCACTTATATCTTTCCACCAAAAGAATCTATGAAGTTGATAGTAGATATTTTTGATTATGGAAGCAAAAACCTTCCAAAATTTAACTTAATAAGTATCAGTGGCTATCATATTAGGGAAGCAGGAGCCAATGCTGTTCAAGAAGTAGCTTTCACATTGGCAGATGGAATAGCCTATGTCGAGGCAGCAATTAAAGCCGGATTAGATCCAAATGAATTTGGAAGGAACCTTTCATTCTTTTTTAATGCCCATAACAACTTTTTAGAAGAAGTGGCGAAATTTAGGGCAGCCAGAAAATTATGGGCGAAAATTATGAAAGAACGCTTCGGTGTGACGGATGAAGACGCAATGAAATTGAAATTTCATACCCAGACTGCCGGTTCCACATTAACCGCACAACAACCTTTGAATAACATAATAAGGGTAACAATTCAAGCTTTGGCTGCAGTTTTAGGTGGTACCCAATCACTTCACACTAATTCTTATGATGAGGCTTTAGGACTGCCTACAGAACAATCCGTCACCGTCGCTTTAAGAACACAACAAATCATAGCCCACGAAATCGGAGTAAGCGAAACCGTAGATCCTCTAGCGGGATCGTTCGCTATAGAAAAATTAACTTTAGACATAGAAAAAGAAGCTCAAAAATATTTAGAAAAAATAGATGAGATAGGCGGAATGGTAAAAGCCATAGAGGACGGATACCCTCAAAAAGAAATATTAAATAGTGCTTATAAAACACAAAAAAGGATAGAAAATAAAGAACAGATCATAGTGGGGATTAATGAATACAATTCTGACAAAAAAGAAAAGATAGATATCCTAAAAGTTGATGAAGAACAAGAAGAAAAGCAAATAGAAAAGTTAAAGAATTTAAAAAGGCAAAGAGATACCACAAAAGTAGAACAATCTTTGAATAGATTGAAAAAGGCTGCAATAAACGAGGAGAATTTATTCCCTTATGTAATTGAATGTGTAGAAAACTATTCAACAATAGGAGAAATAACAAAAATTTTAAAAGAAGTTTATGGGGAGTATCGTGAAAGTACTACAATCTAA
- a CDS encoding DUF4416 family protein, producing the protein MGMTKAPDLVNYLAHIFTAGDSDLWFYKMGLKELLEEHFGPIDYISSSLDFQRFTDYYNEEMGKNIRIESRLVSFKYLSSPGFLPDAKLITNEIEKNFSVDGKRKVNVDIGYLHHTQFVLASTKHWGNRIYIGKGIYAEITLMYNFGQWEPLKYTYPNFKDPEYLNELDSIRDIYLKKRKNYIS; encoded by the coding sequence ATGGGAATGACTAAAGCACCGGATCTTGTAAATTATTTGGCGCATATATTTACTGCTGGAGATTCTGATTTATGGTTTTATAAGATGGGTTTGAAAGAGCTGCTTGAAGAACATTTTGGGCCTATTGACTATATTTCTTCTTCATTGGATTTTCAGCGCTTTACAGATTATTATAACGAAGAAATGGGTAAAAATATCCGAATTGAATCAAGATTGGTGAGCTTTAAATATCTAAGTTCTCCCGGTTTTTTGCCGGATGCGAAATTGATAACGAATGAAATTGAGAAAAACTTTTCTGTTGATGGTAAAAGAAAAGTAAATGTAGATATTGGCTATCTACACCACACTCAATTCGTTTTAGCGAGCACAAAACACTGGGGAAACAGGATTTATATTGGTAAAGGTATATATGCGGAAATTACCTTAATGTACAATTTCGGACAATGGGAACCTCTCAAATACACTTACCCTAATTTTAAAGATCCTGAATATTTAAATGAGTTAGATTCTATCAGAGATATTTATCTGAAGAAAAGAAAAAATTATATATCGTAA
- a CDS encoding cobalamin B12-binding domain-containing protein, with product MSTRIRVLIAKPGLDGHDRGAKVLARALRDAGMEVIYTGIRRTPEEIVEAAIQEDVDLIGLSILSGAHKKLCQKILNLLKEKEADIPVTLGGIIPEEDIPQLKEMGIIEIFTPGTSLKDIIEKVKDIAMGRKV from the coding sequence ATGAGTACAAGAATTCGTGTCTTAATAGCTAAACCAGGGCTCGATGGTCATGACCGAGGAGCTAAAGTTTTAGCAAGAGCACTAAGAGACGCCGGAATGGAAGTAATCTACACAGGCATAAGAAGAACTCCGGAAGAAATCGTTGAAGCAGCAATTCAAGAAGATGTTGATTTAATTGGCTTATCTATACTTTCAGGTGCACACAAGAAGTTATGTCAAAAAATACTAAATTTACTAAAAGAAAAGGAAGCTGATATTCCCGTTACCCTTGGTGGAATCATTCCGGAAGAAGATATCCCGCAACTAAAGGAAATGGGAATAATCGAAATTTTCACCCCAGGTACTTCATTAAAAGATATAATAGAGAAGGTGAAAGATATTGCAATGGGCAGAAAAGTATGA
- a CDS encoding acetamidase/formamidase family protein, whose amino-acid sequence MVKIEKENSIFSFSKANTPVAKVKPKEKICIETKDALSDEIRSENQPFDSINWEKVNPATGPLFIEGAKEGDILEVKIENIKITREYGVMLTGKDMGVLGDAFERSFIKIVPIKENKAFLYDYEIPLSPMIGVIGTAPKEGSIPCGTPGEHGGNMDCNIIGEGTTVYLPVHVEGALFALGDLHATMGDGEVCVTGVEIPAEVSVSFNIIKDKNWKLPMVKTEKNIYTLASKPSLDEASITATKKMVHFLSQEYKLSKEKAMFLLSAIGNLQICQVVDPLKTVRMELPLEFLK is encoded by the coding sequence TTGGTGAAAATAGAAAAAGAAAACTCTATATTTAGTTTTTCTAAAGCAAATACTCCCGTAGCTAAAGTTAAACCTAAAGAGAAAATCTGTATAGAGACCAAAGACGCTTTAAGTGATGAAATAAGATCCGAGAACCAGCCTTTCGATTCAATAAACTGGGAAAAAGTTAATCCAGCTACAGGTCCTCTTTTCATTGAAGGAGCAAAAGAGGGAGACATTTTAGAAGTCAAGATAGAAAATATAAAAATAACTCGAGAGTATGGCGTAATGTTAACGGGCAAAGATATGGGAGTTTTAGGGGATGCTTTTGAACGAAGTTTTATAAAAATAGTGCCAATAAAAGAAAACAAAGCTTTTTTGTATGACTATGAAATCCCTTTAAGCCCTATGATAGGGGTTATTGGTACCGCTCCTAAAGAAGGAAGTATCCCTTGTGGTACACCTGGAGAGCATGGTGGAAACATGGATTGTAATATCATTGGAGAAGGAACTACCGTGTACCTACCTGTACATGTTGAAGGAGCTTTATTTGCTTTAGGCGATTTACATGCCACTATGGGCGATGGAGAAGTTTGCGTAACAGGTGTCGAAATTCCGGCTGAAGTATCCGTTTCATTCAATATAATAAAAGATAAAAATTGGAAATTGCCTATGGTGAAAACTGAAAAAAATATTTATACCTTAGCTTCAAAACCATCTTTAGATGAAGCTTCGATTACAGCCACAAAAAAAATGGTGCATTTTTTGAGTCAAGAATACAAATTGAGTAAAGAAAAGGCTATGTTCTTGCTCAGCGCTATCGGAAATCTTCAAATTTGCCAAGTGGTTGATCCTTTAAAAACCGTGAGAATGGAACTACCGTTAGAATTCCTAAAATAG
- a CDS encoding alpha/beta hydrolase family protein: MKKFFVLILPVMFSFMLAFSESYQYYIYQNDAEIGNIIVEFDVANCLGKTTSILNIGENTLKFVSETKYDDSWTFQEYSLEIFVDNQKQGTLVSTYNGKKVTNQFNGINLKNYNVENVIILDNNFILDHIFALYYKNLPEGKYSAFVPQLSLNQTTWNNAILDVEIEYKDPQNLVILFSGLAQNVAFQDGKITKVEIPSQSIEVTMHKKEQKAKNYVEKEIIFDSFDGFKLEGSLMIPKEVDKNKKSFGIVLVHGSGPLDRNETIGTLTPFLHLSEGLVEEGYIVLKYDKRNFTMAKNGQNFSKVMPEAFIKDAQAAIRYLKTLPEVDKEKIIVIGHSQGASFLPYIIEGEEVFAAVTLSPALLEITDQIVYQVEYQINYYKKHNTDNSLDSVIKKLEDVLTEAKKVNESMKKGEIDPNELYLDYYSGEFLIRWSELSRSMVEKFVNMNVPLLIINGTQDLKTPYELLKEYEKELKKKNDLEIVYIENMAHELVNFQTLKFEDKVVDQIALWLESQGL; the protein is encoded by the coding sequence GTGAAGAAGTTTTTTGTTTTAATTTTACCGGTTATGTTTAGCTTTATGCTGGCTTTTTCAGAAAGTTATCAGTATTATATTTATCAAAACGATGCAGAGATTGGAAATATTATCGTGGAGTTTGATGTAGCTAATTGTTTGGGAAAAACTACCTCTATTTTAAATATAGGGGAAAACACCCTAAAATTTGTTTCAGAAACAAAATATGATGATTCTTGGACATTTCAAGAATATTCACTAGAGATTTTTGTTGACAATCAAAAGCAAGGAACTTTGGTAAGTACTTACAACGGGAAAAAGGTCACAAATCAATTCAACGGTATAAATTTAAAAAATTATAACGTAGAAAACGTAATTATTTTAGATAATAACTTCATTTTAGACCATATATTCGCCCTTTATTATAAAAATTTGCCCGAAGGTAAATATTCAGCATTTGTTCCTCAATTGTCTCTAAACCAGACAACCTGGAACAATGCAATTTTAGACGTGGAAATTGAGTATAAAGATCCTCAAAATTTGGTAATTTTGTTTTCGGGTTTAGCACAGAATGTAGCCTTTCAAGACGGTAAAATCACTAAGGTTGAGATACCTTCTCAATCAATTGAAGTAACAATGCACAAGAAAGAGCAAAAAGCGAAAAATTACGTTGAAAAAGAAATTATTTTTGACAGTTTCGATGGCTTTAAATTGGAAGGTTCTCTGATGATTCCAAAAGAAGTTGATAAAAATAAGAAGTCATTCGGTATTGTCTTGGTACATGGTTCAGGCCCACTTGACAGAAATGAAACTATTGGAACGCTTACACCTTTTTTGCACCTTTCAGAAGGCCTAGTTGAAGAAGGATATATAGTTTTAAAATATGACAAAAGAAATTTCACCATGGCAAAAAACGGACAAAATTTTTCAAAGGTTATGCCGGAGGCGTTTATCAAAGACGCACAAGCAGCTATAAGATACTTAAAAACCCTACCAGAAGTTGATAAAGAAAAAATAATCGTTATTGGTCACAGTCAAGGAGCTTCTTTCTTACCTTATATAATTGAAGGAGAAGAAGTATTTGCTGCTGTTACTCTTTCTCCAGCTTTGCTAGAGATTACAGATCAAATAGTTTACCAAGTAGAATATCAAATAAATTATTATAAAAAGCATAATACTGACAATTCATTAGATAGTGTTATAAAAAAGTTAGAAGACGTTTTAACAGAGGCAAAAAAAGTAAATGAAAGTATGAAAAAAGGAGAAATAGACCCAAACGAGCTATATTTAGATTATTATAGTGGAGAATTTTTAATTCGATGGAGTGAGCTTAGTCGAAGTATGGTAGAAAAGTTTGTGAATATGAATGTTCCGTTATTAATAATCAATGGCACACAAGATTTGAAGACGCCCTACGAGCTCTTAAAAGAATATGAAAAAGAATTGAAAAAGAAAAATGATTTAGAAATAGTTTACATAGAGAATATGGCTCATGAGCTTGTCAACTTCCAAACATTAAAATTTGAAGATAAAGTAGTCGATCAAATCGCACTTTGGTTGGAAAGCCAGGGACTTTGA
- a CDS encoding AEC family transporter, which yields MTALINFVIIATIGNISKRFLPKNTGEILTTLIINFTLPMTVFIGVTSSQIDLSKLFFVLIGFLGGLLIFWGGKFLIRTLKIEDVKISTVILLAFCGLNIGLFMYPLAEMLWGIESITYFALYDLGNSFIVFGVGKSVAEGKGGKFHIVDLFEFPPFIALIIAFLLNGVNLPELILSPMMVIKDANNFLIMFLVGFYFNIVSLKAHRRILTISVTTKYLLGLIVSLFTLLIPVSTELQRISLFLSPLLPSAMMAIVYSVKNNYDSELASSFVSLTTLISFIIVFVVTAIMGF from the coding sequence GTGACAGCACTTATAAACTTCGTAATAATAGCAACCATAGGAAATATATCTAAAAGATTTTTACCTAAAAACACAGGTGAGATTCTAACAACTTTGATAATCAATTTTACACTTCCCATGACTGTATTTATAGGAGTAACTTCATCTCAAATAGATTTATCCAAATTATTTTTTGTTCTGATAGGCTTTTTAGGTGGTTTACTGATCTTTTGGGGCGGAAAATTTTTAATAAGAACTTTAAAAATCGAAGATGTAAAAATAAGTACCGTAATACTATTAGCTTTTTGTGGATTGAATATAGGACTTTTCATGTACCCTTTGGCAGAGATGTTATGGGGGATTGAATCCATAACTTACTTTGCACTTTACGACTTAGGAAACAGTTTTATAGTATTTGGAGTTGGCAAGTCTGTTGCTGAAGGAAAAGGTGGAAAGTTTCATATTGTAGACCTGTTTGAATTTCCTCCCTTTATAGCTTTAATTATAGCTTTTCTACTAAACGGCGTTAATTTACCTGAATTAATACTTTCTCCTATGATGGTCATAAAAGATGCCAATAATTTTTTGATAATGTTTTTAGTAGGTTTTTATTTCAATATAGTATCTCTAAAAGCTCACAGAAGGATCTTAACGATTTCTGTAACCACAAAGTATTTATTGGGGCTTATAGTTTCGTTATTCACTTTACTAATCCCTGTAAGTACAGAACTGCAAAGAATTTCTCTTTTTCTTTCCCCATTGCTACCAAGTGCAATGATGGCGATCGTTTATTCGGTAAAAAACAACTATGACTCCGAACTCGCTAGCAGTTTCGTGAGTCTGACAACTCTTATTTCTTTCATAATTGTATTTGTTGTAACAGCGATAATGGGGTTTTGA
- a CDS encoding ABC transporter ATP-binding protein, which produces MIELINLTKRFAENVVAVDHVNLEIEDGKIFGFLGPNGAGKTTTINMITGLYKPTSGRIIYDGMEFQKEPIKIKKLIGFVPDEPFLFEKITGISYLNFISDVFEVPLDERKKRGEWLIKTFKLENSISNPISTYSHGMKQKLTLIAALIHNPKFWILDEPIVGLDPESAFILKNLMKKHVEAGNIVFFSTHIMEIAEKICDEIAIIDKGKIIFDGSINELRKLKGDKSLEQIFLEVTNSESEKIDFSYLD; this is translated from the coding sequence TTGATTGAGTTGATCAATCTTACAAAACGTTTTGCTGAAAACGTAGTAGCGGTGGATCATGTAAACTTGGAAATAGAAGATGGGAAAATTTTCGGGTTTTTAGGGCCTAACGGTGCAGGAAAAACAACCACTATAAACATGATTACTGGTTTGTACAAACCAACTTCTGGAAGAATTATTTATGATGGTATGGAATTTCAAAAAGAACCAATAAAGATAAAAAAGTTGATAGGTTTTGTTCCGGATGAACCATTTCTATTTGAAAAGATAACAGGAATATCTTATCTAAATTTTATAAGCGATGTGTTTGAGGTTCCGCTTGATGAACGCAAAAAAAGAGGGGAGTGGCTGATAAAAACCTTTAAGCTCGAAAACTCTATTAGTAATCCTATTTCTACTTACTCCCATGGAATGAAACAAAAATTAACTCTGATTGCTGCGTTGATTCACAACCCAAAGTTCTGGATTCTCGACGAGCCGATTGTTGGACTTGATCCTGAGTCAGCTTTTATTCTGAAAAATCTTATGAAAAAACATGTGGAAGCAGGAAATATAGTATTTTTTTCCACACATATTATGGAAATTGCAGAAAAAATTTGTGATGAAATAGCAATAATTGATAAAGGGAAAATCATCTTTGATGGTTCTATAAACGAACTAAGAAAGCTCAAAGGGGATAAAAGTTTGGAGCAAATATTCCTAGAGGTGACAAATAGTGAAAGTGAAAAGATTGATTTCTCTTATCTTGATTAA
- a CDS encoding putative ABC transporter permease subunit codes for MKVKRLISLILIKLDQHYGISKTKYSIKRNKSDLITFIVIFCALVPTVVAYSFPYLNMLKTTLETYTILNIQPLFLANFFVLAGFFGFFLGAFLLIGELFINEDMKLLLTLPLKPYEVILGKLSVILSDQMFISLILLLPPLIYFGVYTKQNFLYYLIFIIVFLFSQVFPMTLVLLYTLFTSRLLKKSNRLELLLYLSTIFLIVIFGLYLFLSGSTFSINMQNSNEIPNISINPDSIITKLARIYPPAFLAVKSLTSSIFLNLAWLLLFLGFHLSLLILTLYVGEKLYYSNYSSLIESKPLLRKSKTQGTYNFFTKESTVDKALLKREWLYFLKTPSFSVNGFSNVLAFPIILIVFGIIFNNVELGLSNEIISTILQYKLFIVGFVATLASSINGLSYSCFSREGGLIKELKILPVNVDQILRAKIKHIVQISSLGFVSGLIIGTLLFKLNLYEFCGAMILAIIFNLFLNIIQMIIDASKPYLNWDNPQKAMKQNINGLLAILLVFGVVGIVGFLIYKLVPLFDQYIILISLNFIFLIFSLILWRYLKRKTVQLLSREL; via the coding sequence GTGAAAGTGAAAAGATTGATTTCTCTTATCTTGATTAAATTAGATCAGCACTATGGAATTTCCAAAACTAAATACTCTATAAAAAGGAATAAAAGTGATTTAATTACTTTTATAGTTATTTTTTGCGCACTTGTACCAACGGTTGTTGCCTATTCATTTCCCTACCTCAACATGCTTAAAACTACTTTGGAAACTTATACAATCTTGAATATTCAGCCATTATTTCTGGCAAATTTTTTTGTCTTAGCTGGTTTTTTTGGCTTCTTCTTAGGTGCTTTTCTGCTGATTGGAGAATTATTTATCAATGAAGACATGAAGCTTTTGTTAACCTTACCTTTGAAACCTTATGAAGTTATTTTAGGGAAATTATCTGTAATTTTATCAGATCAAATGTTTATTTCATTGATATTATTGCTGCCTCCTTTGATTTATTTTGGGGTTTATACTAAACAAAATTTTTTATATTATTTAATATTCATAATTGTTTTTCTTTTTTCGCAAGTATTTCCAATGACTTTGGTTTTACTCTATACTTTGTTCACTTCAAGATTATTAAAAAAATCTAATAGGCTAGAGCTTCTATTGTATTTATCAACAATTTTTCTTATAGTTATCTTTGGTTTATATTTGTTTTTATCAGGGTCAACTTTCTCAATAAATATGCAAAATAGCAACGAAATACCTAATATTTCTATCAATCCCGATAGCATCATTACTAAGTTAGCAAGGATTTATCCCCCTGCTTTTTTAGCCGTAAAATCTTTAACTAGTAGCATTTTTTTAAATTTAGCATGGCTTTTATTGTTCCTGGGCTTTCATTTATCCCTATTAATTTTAACGTTGTATGTTGGTGAAAAATTATATTATTCTAATTATTCTTCTCTGATAGAATCAAAGCCTTTACTTAGAAAATCTAAAACTCAAGGAACTTATAACTTCTTCACGAAAGAATCTACGGTAGACAAAGCTCTATTGAAAAGAGAGTGGCTGTATTTTTTGAAAACACCTTCATTTTCAGTCAATGGATTTAGTAATGTTTTGGCCTTTCCAATAATATTGATAGTCTTTGGTATTATATTCAATAATGTGGAATTAGGGTTAAGTAATGAAATAATAAGTACGATATTACAATACAAATTATTTATTGTTGGTTTTGTTGCAACTTTAGCCTCGTCTATAAATGGTCTTTCTTACTCATGTTTTTCAAGGGAAGGAGGGTTGATAAAAGAACTGAAAATACTACCTGTGAATGTGGATCAAATTTTAAGGGCCAAAATTAAACATATTGTACAAATAAGCTCATTAGGTTTTGTTTCTGGTTTAATTATTGGGACATTGCTTTTTAAACTAAATCTTTATGAATTTTGCGGAGCCATGATCTTAGCGATTATTTTTAATTTGTTTCTAAATATAATTCAAATGATTATTGATGCTTCAAAACCATACTTAAACTGGGATAATCCACAGAAGGCGATGAAACAAAATATAAATGGTTTGCTTGCTATATTGTTGGTTTTTGGAGTTGTAGGAATCGTAGGGTTCTTGATATATAAATTGGTTCCTCTGTTCGATCAATATATTATTTTAATCTCTCTAAACTTCATATTCTTGATTTTTAGCTTAATACTATGGAGATATTTAAAAAGAAAAACCGTTCAGCTTCTAAGTAGAGAATTATAA
- a CDS encoding AI-2E family transporter, with translation MLSQGGWLSLIYLVVFLLLAHFSPFIIAALILGVFLSMLIEAPQKLFSKVMNSKISAVLSHILVLGLVLYAAITFFPVVISEGNKLFSMLSSLTIPQEEALAQLPEWLVTFINDLNKNLSDFALGLMNQLLSSIPNLITSAIVLVVTTAAIGSLKTITKNNLWKLYPVNDREKGLKFMKDTYSQFERFVHGQFLTAIMVGTFIGLMSFIFGIPSALFLGILAWITDFIPYLGVVISAVPLLMLAFTENGLIGLIIGLVILTAANQLEMWFFSPRIQSNALNLHWFVIIISILLFGELFSFLGILIALPIVVYIRNFWEYFVIKIK, from the coding sequence TTGTTGTCACAAGGTGGCTGGTTGTCATTAATATATTTAGTTGTATTTCTGCTTTTGGCTCATTTTTCTCCTTTTATTATCGCAGCGTTGATTTTGGGCGTTTTTTTGTCCATGCTCATAGAAGCACCACAAAAGTTATTTTCAAAGGTTATGAACTCTAAGATATCTGCCGTTTTATCACATATACTTGTCTTAGGTTTAGTATTGTATGCAGCGATCACATTTTTCCCCGTTGTGATTAGTGAAGGCAATAAACTATTTTCTATGCTTTCCTCTTTAACAATTCCACAAGAAGAAGCATTGGCTCAACTACCAGAATGGTTGGTTACTTTTATCAACGATTTGAACAAAAATCTTTCTGATTTTGCCTTAGGTTTGATGAACCAACTTTTATCATCCATTCCAAATTTGATAACTTCCGCAATTGTTTTGGTGGTAACAACTGCGGCAATAGGTTCATTAAAAACGATCACGAAGAATAATTTATGGAAACTCTACCCTGTCAACGACAGAGAAAAGGGTTTGAAATTTATGAAGGATACATACTCACAGTTTGAAAGATTTGTACATGGACAATTTTTGACAGCTATAATGGTAGGAACTTTCATTGGGTTAATGTCCTTCATCTTTGGTATACCAAGTGCACTTTTTTTAGGTATCTTGGCTTGGATCACTGATTTTATACCCTATTTGGGAGTAGTTATTTCGGCGGTTCCTTTGTTGATGTTAGCTTTTACCGAAAATGGGCTAATCGGTCTAATAATAGGTTTAGTAATTTTAACCGCTGCCAATCAGTTAGAAATGTGGTTCTTCAGTCCGAGAATCCAAAGTAATGCTCTAAATTTGCATTGGTTTGTAATAATAATATCTATACTTTTATTCGGTGAGTTATTCAGCTTTTTAGGCATTCTTATCGCCCTTCCGATAGTTGTTTATATTAGAAACTTTTGGGAATATTTTGTGATAAAAATCAAGTGA